In Lytechinus variegatus isolate NC3 chromosome 13, Lvar_3.0, whole genome shotgun sequence, the DNA window tcataaagctgttcgtacactgttgaaataatttaaacgctgtttactatgtgaacAGCACAGTAtatgtttaaacagtttaaacaaatgtttaaaatcttaaacaaccatgcttgaattattgataattaaatatattaatttaaaCGTTGTTATTTAAGATTTTAATCACttgtttaaatgtttaaataacaggactgctggtgatcctttttacGCGTtaaatcttgaatataattttttgtactggaatatttgaaatttgttttgttatttatatatgtcaacatgtacaaaaaaactgtaattgttgaaaatggaaataaatgaaatgaaatgaaataatcacCAACGAACATTTAATCTGGACCCCTCAGAAGAACAGCCGCTAGGCTGAAGAGGGCTATCCAGCCCATgtgttggaaaatgaataaataaaaaaataaaaaaaaaatggtgaatatcatttaccacaaggatcaccagtcgttcttatacagtcactcttaacttacgaacagttttatgtCACGCCCCATGGAAAAAGTTTTCCACAGTGTGAcctacagtgtgttcacaatgtgcAATACCACACTGCGTTTACACCCTGGGACACCATCATCTAATGTTCCTCCTATCACAACTTCGATAGAAATAAAACTGACTACTCTCAGTAAAAAATAGTAATACGAAACATTTTAATCTATTGATATTTTACAATCAGCAACGTCTAAACTTGACGCCCTCCCAGATTTTGCCAAGGAGTACTGCTATGAAATCGATGGATGGGTCATGCCTAAACTCATGCCGAAACGCTTCTTGGATGACCTGAAGAACTATGAGGTCAGAAGTGACGACACATACCTCATCACGTGGCCCAAATCAGGTATATCATTAATCCAAATATCACCTAATCAAGCAtctttgatgttttaaatatcTGCAATCATTGCAATAAACCAGTCATACAATGCCCCGAATGACAtctaatttacataaaaaatgaaaacttgaaGAAGTCTTTTTGCGCACTAACACTGCACTTTAATATCTCATACTCATAAAGTAACAAAGATCCCTATATTATTTAGCTTTTAATTCCATTTTTGCACATAAATACATCTTCATCTGGATATCACGGAAAGAACCACGAGTGGACGATGGAGTACGTCTGTTGGGCATTCCGTTTAATGTGTGTACCTTTCTATAAGAGAATTTACCATATAGATATTATCAAATGCTTATTTTAGATAATCATGATCTTTATAATAATCTCAAATTTTACCAGGAACAACGTGGATGCAGAATATCCTGACATTGATCTTTGCTAATGGTGACATGGATGCAGTCAGAGAGAAACATCTCTTCAAACGAGTTCCCTTCTTAGAGATGCCACAGGGATTTGACTATAAAAAGGTAATATTTACAcacaaagaaataaaggttcaaaattgaaccccgaaaggtttgaaccctgcggttggggttcatttttgcaacctgtgggttcaaaactgcacccttaattttaaattgaaaccctaggggtgcagttttgcagggtgcaaaaatgaaccccaaccgcagggttcaatttttgaacccatagggtgctgattttgcatcaacctttcggggttcaatttgaacctttatttcttcgTGTGTACCCTCAAAGTAATGGTGGGCCAAATGGGGCATGGCGAAATGGGACAGGGTCAAAGGGTGCGGGGCATTGATATtcatggccctgggaacgatttcttaaaaaaaaaaagacagtgtGCTGGCTTGAATTTGACAACAAAAAGGGGGTTTTCACTAAAAAAACGAAGCTGCTTGGGTTCaatgttgtacaaagagttacgattgatcaatcgtaattgatcggatcaatcgtaactctttgtataaCAGGGCCCAGATTTCCATAGAGTGCTACCTATAGAGAATAGCACACACAGCACCCCTAGGTATATGTAGCACACCTACACCTCCCGCGGCAACCAAGGGCAATGTTGATATTTGCTTATAGTGACATATAAACACATGATTTCTTCAAATAAGTTCAATCCTTAGAGATACCACAGGGATTCAATTCAAAAGTCAAAATGCTATATCTCCCGAAAATCAGGATCGGGGATGGTCATCTCCAATATGGGTAGTAAAGGAGGAACAGAGATAGTTAATGGAGAGAGGAATGTCAAAAGGAGAGTGCTTTATGTTCGTGTATAACtacaataaaacatgaaaattgcCATCATTTTTTAGGTGCGAAAAAATATTATGTCACCTCTATAGGTTCCCCGCcccagttattattatttttttttacttatcctaGAGCCCCTCCTGAACTTTACACCTCCTTTTGCTTGGTATCACTATCAATTTCTATCATTATTCAGATCGGTTGTATCTACGACAGTGACGTGGGCGCCCCTACCCCCATGTCTACATCATTAATATGAAtagtgggggcgtcgtggtctcgtggttatgactcttgtcttttaatctgagggacgtgggttcgattccaatcCAAGGCGTATTTTCCTCTCACTCCTTTtccactcgacccaggtgaggtgaatgggtacacagtaaaaactgcggtgtaagccggtgtacatagatgaccacaccagttattttacaccggagttaaattggtggtgttagttttacacctataggtgttattacatcacctatctttggtgttatgttcaatctctagggtgttatacTAACACCTCAGGATGAGGTcatctattaacaccagttggtgtcagttttaacaccacagtttttacagtgtacctgGTAGGAATTGCTCTGCAAGAGCCAGGGTAATTAGCTGCATTACTGTCGTCTTTAGAGACTTATGATTAAgtaagtgttaagcgctatacaAGCAAGTATAAtgattattgttaatattttcttttccccttctccCCTTGTAAACAGGCTGAGAATGACAACGGGCTGTACGAGATTGCCAGGGATATGCCCTCTCCTCGCCTTCTTAAAACCCAGTTACCACCTCCATTCCTTCCCAGTCAGCTAGAGGAAAAGAAACCAAAGGTatgatttctttaaataaagaaaaaggaatttTCACCAATTTTCTCGTCCACTACAAATATTTATGTATGATAGTAGTTGTAGTTATAATGGTAAAGTCGTAgttagtacatgtatttaattattcaCTTTGATGCGGCGTTAAAAACATGCAATAATTTACCTGCATGCAAATTGATGTTCTTTCtatatgaaataagaagaatTAACAGAAAGTTATTCATAAACTTCAGTAGGACGTGTATAAAAGTATGAAACGGTTGAATAGGTGGAAGCATCAGTCCAGTCGTATTGGAGTTGGATATACCTTTCTTTAAggcctgggggccgtttcataaagctgttcgtaagttaagagcgactttaagaacgactggtgaacctttcttatgcgcttaaccatcgccaatgtatataccatttaccacaagaaaggatcaccagtcgttcttaaagtcgccttaacttacgaacagctttatgaaacacccacctggtcacaccgcccgagcgttattggagcggtcgtggagtggagagaaaaaatcatcaccgctcgctaccgttcaccattttcgatttcgattattgttttttgttttcgattttttcccccaattttgtgagcgaaattcgaacctctctccctaccgctccacgaccgctccaacaacgctcgggcggtgtgaccatgcctttattCCTTTATACTGGCTTTACGTAGCTGATAGAAACGGATTTTTTGAGGCGTCCGAAATTTGTctataatgaaaacaattgccACGACTGACCTCAAGATCTGATAAGATCACCACCATTTAATCACGATTTCACTCGTGGTGCGATTAAGATCACGATTTCACTCGTGGCGCGAACCGTGAAAGTGGGAACTAGGTATAAataaccattggcggcggaagccaacaattttagggggacCACCAACCCCCACCaacatttttgacaagcaaaaaaaaagggttatcaaccgaaaattttagggggggggggacacaggaaacaaaattgacaagcaaaaaaaaaagttatcaacaaaaaaatttaggTGGGGGGGTCGTCCCCCGtgcacctcaaatttagggggggcacatcccccgttcccccgcttccgccgcctatgtaaATAACTATAACACACGACTATAAATTTAGTTGTACTcgattatgaaatattttctagattgTATACGTCGCCAGGAACCCCAAGGATGCGGCTGTATCGTACTTCCATTTCTGCAACGTATCACCTAACCTCCCTCAGTATAGAGACTGGAATGACTTCTTCATTGACTTTTGTAACGACTCAAGTAAGtggtcatttttatgttattCTCTGTAAGTTATTGTTGAAGCTTCACGCCGTctcaaaaaaaatagaataattagCGAATTGTTCGGGGCAACATCATTATTGACCAAAATTagatgacgagaaaatcaacaaagaattgatcatcatcatcatcaccatcatcaacatcatcaccaccatctcccccaccccctcttcCTCATtaatcctcctcatcatcattatcatcaatcatcttcatcatctacACTTTTGGGATGCTTTTCGCactgaacaaaaatgaaataatccatTATGAATTAAAACATTTCTCTCCTGCTTTGGTGCcatgggcctgttgcataaaagttaggCACCCAAAGGTATAACTtccctgaaatccttgatttcaATTGGTTGTTTAACTTTGTAACCAATTGTTAATTTAAGGTGActtaacatatacttaaaatcTGAGAATAGAGACAAAAACATAGTTAAAAATTCCCTTGTTTGTTTTATCCCACCActcccccctctctcctctttctttctttctttctttctttctttctttctttctttctttctctctctctctctctttctttctttctttctttctttccttctttctttctttctttctttctgtctgtctttctttctactccctctttctctcctctATTATCTCTTTCTTGCCTCCTTCCTCGCTTTCTTAAAATCTGTTGTTGAtcagatatatatttttgaaagtatAGATTCATAAAGAgagttcatattttcatacaaaatttctcgtttatctataaaaaaaaaatgtatttaaaaaaacatattgtcaTTTCTCTTCTTTACATTGTCTCTTTTTCTCTGCCCCCTTCCCCAGTTCCTCGAGGATCCTGGTTTGAAAACGTCTTC includes these proteins:
- the LOC121426253 gene encoding sulfotransferase 1E1-like isoform X1, whose protein sequence is MSTTSKLDALPDFAKEYCYEIDGWVMPKLMPKRFLDDLKNYEVRSDDTYLITWPKSGTTWMQNILTLIFANGDMDAVREKHLFKRVPFLEMPQGFDYKKAENDNGLYEIARDMPSPRLLKTQLPPPFLPSQLEEKKPKIVYVARNPKDAAVSYFHFCNVSPNLPQYRDWNDFFIDFCNDSIPRGSWFENVFYWWNKRNEPNVLFITYEEMKKDLRASVVRVCEFLGKDLSEEIIDVVTENSTFAAMKKDPKSNPDSMPVFKEAVKQKRSFLRKGEVGDWKNHFTVAQNEIFDDLYREKTEGTDVNFTFQL
- the LOC121426253 gene encoding sulfotransferase 1E1-like isoform X2, whose product is MSNFAKEYCYEIDGWVMPKLMPKRFLDDLKNYEVRSDDTYLITWPKSGTTWMQNILTLIFANGDMDAVREKHLFKRVPFLEMPQGFDYKKAENDNGLYEIARDMPSPRLLKTQLPPPFLPSQLEEKKPKIVYVARNPKDAAVSYFHFCNVSPNLPQYRDWNDFFIDFCNDSIPRGSWFENVFYWWNKRNEPNVLFITYEEMKKDLRASVVRVCEFLGKDLSEEIIDVVTENSTFAAMKKDPKSNPDSMPVFKEAVKQKRSFLRKGEVGDWKNHFTVAQNEIFDDLYREKTEGTDVNFTFQL
- the LOC121426253 gene encoding sulfotransferase 1E1-like isoform X3 yields the protein MPKLMPKRFLDDLKNYEVRSDDTYLITWPKSGTTWMQNILTLIFANGDMDAVREKHLFKRVPFLEMPQGFDYKKAENDNGLYEIARDMPSPRLLKTQLPPPFLPSQLEEKKPKIVYVARNPKDAAVSYFHFCNVSPNLPQYRDWNDFFIDFCNDSIPRGSWFENVFYWWNKRNEPNVLFITYEEMKKDLRASVVRVCEFLGKDLSEEIIDVVTENSTFAAMKKDPKSNPDSMPVFKEAVKQKRSFLRKGEVGDWKNHFTVAQNEIFDDLYREKTEGTDVNFTFQL